Proteins from a genomic interval of Methanoplanus endosymbiosus:
- a CDS encoding radical SAM protein, whose protein sequence is MIIPKTDKKNIVIWGFDNKSLEYYYALLELITDKNIFICNYVSQFESESNSLDRKILDYDFTITLENVFDMKNDVSIIILNDYYNKFYSIVELGWIEENNIQIIPHLELVRIYATNICNANCVMCDIGTASKKGIDKLRVDTENEIPISTIEKLLESPLLKENKMKFSLGMVEPLIHRDIGKIVGLISSKGHSVAVITNGILLERKAKELIENNVDYVMVSIDGTEHIHDKIRGRKGIYRKAINGIKRLHEIQPNMKVVINCCISNLNYGGLYDLIKGIENEKLNVEVRFQHLYFVSKKMADNHNSTVEDYRLKQTQSSIGEESIATDIDFYVLSQQIKKIKRIKLNYISSIRFRPPYTEPIELSNYYNLSGQPLEGLDKCFFPYNQVSIKTNGDVVFHTRCYNYVIGNMLEKDINDIFNGNDANIFREILKKNKYCFCACTRCCGIMGGW, encoded by the coding sequence ATGATTATACCTAAAACAGATAAAAAAAACATAGTTATTTGGGGTTTTGATAATAAGAGTCTTGAATATTATTATGCACTCTTAGAGCTGATTACAGATAAAAATATATTTATTTGCAATTATGTATCCCAATTTGAAAGCGAATCTAATTCACTTGATAGAAAGATATTGGATTATGATTTCACCATAACCCTTGAAAATGTTTTTGATATGAAAAATGATGTATCAATTATCATATTGAATGATTATTATAATAAATTCTATAGTATTGTTGAATTGGGTTGGATAGAAGAGAATAACATACAGATAATACCACATTTGGAACTGGTAAGAATTTATGCAACAAATATATGCAATGCTAACTGTGTGATGTGTGATATCGGAACAGCCAGTAAAAAGGGTATTGATAAACTTCGAGTTGATACAGAAAATGAAATTCCGATTTCTACCATAGAAAAGTTACTTGAGTCTCCCCTTTTAAAAGAAAATAAAATGAAATTTTCTTTAGGGATGGTAGAACCATTAATTCATAGAGATATTGGAAAAATTGTGGGCTTAATTAGTTCAAAAGGCCATTCTGTTGCTGTAATCACAAATGGAATATTGTTGGAAAGGAAAGCCAAAGAATTGATAGAAAATAATGTTGATTATGTGATGGTAAGTATTGATGGAACAGAACACATTCATGATAAGATTAGGGGACGAAAAGGAATATATCGAAAGGCAATTAATGGTATTAAACGATTACATGAAATTCAACCGAATATGAAAGTTGTTATAAACTGTTGTATATCCAATTTAAATTATGGTGGTTTATATGATCTTATAAAAGGGATAGAAAATGAAAAACTAAATGTAGAGGTTAGATTTCAGCATTTGTATTTTGTTAGCAAGAAAATGGCAGATAATCACAACTCAACAGTTGAAGATTATAGGTTGAAACAGACTCAGTCATCAATTGGTGAGGAAAGTATAGCAACCGATATAGATTTTTATGTATTGTCTCAACAAATAAAAAAAATTAAGAGAATAAAATTGAATTATATTAGTTCTATACGTTTTAGACCTCCATACACTGAACCAATTGAACTGAGTAATTATTATAATTTATCTGGTCAACCTTTAGAGGGTTTAGATAAATGCTTTTTCCCGTATAATCAGGTTTCAATTAAAACAAATGGTGATGTTGTTTTCCATACAAGGTGCTACAATTATGTCATTGGGAATATGCTTGAAAAGGATATAAATGATATTTTTAATGGGAATGATGCAAATATTTTCCGCGAGATTTTGAAGAAAAATAAATATTGTTTTTGTGCCTGTACAAGATGTTGTGGAATTATGGGTGGGTGGTGA
- the kdsA gene encoding 3-deoxy-8-phosphooctulonate synthase: MIDLYKKITSERFIIAGPCVIESEDLVLNTAMRLKELAVKYNIPIIFKASFDKANRTSLSSYRGPGLDEGLRILGNVKNIIGLPILTDIHEAWQASRVAEVCDIIQIPAFLCRQTDLLVEAAKTGKIVNIKKAQFLSAKAMQFPIEKIIANDNDKVLLTERGNIFGSDNLVVDPRNIVDLLDFNYPVIMDITHSLQTPASTSSTTGGNRTYAMPFTKMALALGVSGLFFEVHPDPSTALSDGPNMIPLNEFETFIHEIKRWEEQI; encoded by the coding sequence ATGATTGATCTTTATAAAAAAATCACTTCGGAACGGTTTATTATTGCTGGTCCATGTGTTATTGAGAGTGAAGATTTAGTATTGAACACTGCAATGCGTCTAAAAGAACTTGCAGTTAAGTATAATATACCTATTATCTTCAAGGCATCATTTGATAAAGCCAATAGGACATCTCTTTCATCCTATCGCGGTCCCGGACTGGATGAGGGATTGCGTATATTAGGCAATGTAAAGAATATTATAGGTCTACCGATTCTCACAGATATTCATGAAGCATGGCAGGCATCACGTGTTGCTGAGGTCTGTGATATTATTCAAATCCCTGCCTTCTTATGCAGACAAACAGATCTACTTGTAGAGGCTGCAAAAACTGGTAAAATTGTGAATATTAAAAAAGCTCAATTTCTATCGGCAAAGGCTATGCAATTCCCTATTGAGAAAATTATTGCTAATGACAACGATAAAGTACTATTAACCGAGCGCGGAAATATATTTGGATCCGACAACCTTGTTGTAGATCCAAGAAATATCGTGGATCTATTAGATTTTAATTACCCTGTAATTATGGACATAACTCATTCTCTTCAAACTCCTGCTTCAACATCATCGACTACAGGGGGTAATCGAACATATGCTATGCCTTTTACAAAAATGGCACTTGCTCTTGGTGTTTCTGGGCTTTTCTTTGAAGTGCATCCTGATCCATCTACTGCTTTATCAGACGGGCCCAATATGATTCCACTTAATGAATTTGAAACATTTATTCATGAGATAAAAAGATGGGAAGAACAAATCTAA
- a CDS encoding HAD hydrolase family protein: MTLFEGSFSNMTITNNSSKLQHIRAIFLDCDGVLTDGSLYYGSGGETYKKFNVKDGLAIKEIIRAGFYVFVISGRKSESLSIRCNELGITGIHQNISDKLACAKEICSDYDILLSEVIYMGDDLNDLELLQACGFSIAPADAAKSIKSKVDYICKASGGKGVVAEIANEFLQNQRVEPSRENNNNFSEEYSKKEYSLKKLIRSDIKKTKLQLDAEAQWLEPSKLQTVVDIMQTIFPHVDSKDDITQVLKKKSEGHKGLVLIINNESELLGIVADDDIHQYLQYKKQKIYKLNAADIMNSFPIVFSPNDTIQKVIDTAGKTGKNIYPIVNRDNIAIGIVNLIRGKINYD, from the coding sequence ATGACACTCTTTGAGGGCAGTTTTTCAAACATGACTATTACAAATAATTCATCTAAATTACAACATATCCGGGCAATCTTTCTTGATTGTGATGGCGTATTAACAGATGGTTCGCTATACTATGGATCAGGTGGCGAGACATATAAAAAGTTCAATGTAAAAGATGGTCTTGCGATTAAAGAGATTATTAGAGCTGGGTTTTATGTTTTTGTAATCTCTGGTCGAAAATCTGAATCTTTATCAATTCGATGTAATGAACTGGGTATTACTGGAATTCATCAGAATATAAGTGATAAACTAGCATGTGCTAAAGAGATCTGTTCTGACTATGATATATTACTTTCAGAAGTAATCTATATGGGAGATGATTTGAACGACCTTGAACTACTTCAGGCTTGTGGATTTTCAATAGCCCCAGCTGATGCCGCCAAATCAATAAAATCAAAGGTCGATTACATCTGCAAAGCTTCGGGTGGAAAAGGTGTGGTTGCAGAGATCGCCAATGAATTCTTACAGAATCAGCGAGTTGAACCTTCCAGAGAGAATAATAATAACTTTTCTGAAGAATACTCCAAGAAAGAATACTCATTAAAAAAATTAATTCGATCGGACATAAAAAAAACAAAACTACAACTGGATGCCGAAGCACAGTGGTTGGAGCCATCAAAGCTACAGACAGTAGTGGACATCATGCAGACAATATTCCCCCATGTTGATTCTAAAGATGATATTACGCAGGTATTAAAAAAAAAATCGGAGGGGCACAAGGGTTTAGTTTTGATTATTAATAATGAATCTGAACTTCTGGGTATTGTTGCTGATGATGATATTCATCAATATTTACAATACAAAAAACAAAAGATATATAAATTGAATGCTGCAGATATCATGAATAGTTTCCCAATTGTATTTTCCCCAAATGATACAATACAAAAAGTCATCGATACAGCAGGAAAAACAGGAAAAAATATCTATCCAATTGTTAATAGGGATAATATTGCGATAGGGATTGTTAACCTGATACGAGGAAAAATTAATTATGATTGA
- the kdsB gene encoding 3-deoxy-manno-octulosonate cytidylyltransferase, giving the protein MKIIAVIPARYESTRLPGKPLETIQKKPMIQWVYEAALASNYFDKVIVATDDQRIIDCVISFNGLAIMTRSDHISGTDRVAEVAELYSDVDVIANIQGDQPFITKDLLCALLKPYLDKTNPEMTTVACQLKNDDFNNPNVVKVLLNKNSEALYFSRASIPYYRKKGNAPVYCHLGLYAFQRDFLLKYSKMSVTDLEKCESLEQLRALENGYKIIVTTTKDNIFEINTYKDLAKAKKLYENDENL; this is encoded by the coding sequence ATGAAAATAATTGCTGTGATTCCTGCTCGGTATGAGTCCACCAGACTGCCAGGAAAACCACTTGAAACAATCCAAAAGAAACCAATGATTCAATGGGTTTATGAAGCGGCCCTGGCTTCAAATTATTTCGATAAAGTAATCGTTGCTACCGATGATCAGCGAATTATTGACTGTGTCATCTCTTTTAATGGACTGGCAATAATGACACGGTCAGATCATATTTCGGGGACTGATCGAGTTGCTGAAGTAGCTGAATTGTATAGTGATGTTGATGTTATTGCTAATATCCAGGGAGATCAGCCCTTTATCACAAAAGATTTGCTTTGCGCCTTATTAAAACCTTACTTAGATAAAACAAACCCTGAGATGACAACTGTTGCCTGCCAATTGAAAAATGATGATTTTAATAACCCGAATGTTGTTAAAGTACTTCTTAATAAAAATAGTGAGGCTTTATATTTTTCACGGGCTTCAATTCCATATTATAGAAAAAAAGGAAACGCTCCAGTTTACTGCCATCTCGGCTTATATGCTTTTCAAAGAGATTTCCTTTTAAAATATTCGAAAATGTCTGTTACGGATCTTGAAAAATGTGAAAGCCTTGAGCAGTTAAGGGCTTTAGAAAATGGTTATAAGATTATAGTGACCACTACTAAAGATAACATTTTTGAAATAAATACATATAAAGATCTTGCAAAAGCAAAAAAACTATATGAAAATGATGAGAATTTATAA
- a CDS encoding KpsF/GutQ family sugar-phosphate isomerase, translating to MNEDFVETFKSVLYEESNAIKNVAEYIDTSQIRATINILDCCKGKFVLIGIGKSGIIAKKISATLNSIGCVSIYLHPSEALHGDFGIATKDDVAIIISNSGETEEIIKFLPYLNHRNVPVIAIVGNKNSILSQKSNACLNYFFEKEADQYNLVPTTSTTVSLAIGDAIAVILMTLKKVTPHTFALNHPAGSLGKRLTLKVRDIMHGGNNNPLVTLEDDWISVIEGMNKKSTGAVNVVDDQGFLIGIITDGDIRRILKKTKPDQLTTLTSQDMMTSDPTIVYDDMLCYDVLKLQNNLSVSFSVFPVIDQNNFCVGMIRIIDIHKHLGVFQ from the coding sequence ATGAACGAAGATTTTGTTGAAACTTTCAAAAGTGTGTTGTATGAGGAAAGTAACGCAATAAAAAATGTTGCAGAATATATTGACACTTCTCAAATAAGAGCTACAATTAATATACTGGATTGTTGTAAGGGAAAGTTTGTTCTCATAGGGATTGGAAAATCAGGTATTATTGCCAAAAAAATATCTGCCACACTTAACAGTATAGGTTGTGTTTCTATCTATCTCCATCCCTCAGAAGCCTTACATGGAGACTTTGGTATAGCAACAAAGGATGATGTTGCTATAATTATCAGTAATAGCGGAGAAACTGAAGAAATTATAAAATTTTTACCATACCTCAATCATAGAAATGTTCCAGTAATAGCGATTGTAGGAAACAAAAACTCAATACTTTCACAAAAATCCAATGCATGTCTTAACTATTTCTTTGAAAAGGAAGCTGACCAATATAATTTGGTACCCACTACAAGCACCACAGTCTCTCTTGCAATCGGTGATGCGATTGCTGTGATCCTCATGACATTAAAAAAGGTCACACCCCACACATTTGCACTTAACCACCCTGCGGGTAGCCTTGGTAAAAGACTTACCTTAAAAGTTAGAGATATTATGCATGGTGGGAACAATAACCCATTGGTAACCCTCGAAGATGACTGGATTAGTGTTATTGAGGGTATGAACAAAAAAAGCACTGGCGCAGTAAATGTAGTTGATGATCAGGGCTTTTTAATTGGTATCATTACTGATGGAGATATCAGAAGAATCCTCAAAAAAACGAAACCGGATCAGCTCACGACATTAACTAGTCAGGATATGATGACATCAGATCCAACAATTGTATATGACGATATGTTATGTTACGATGTTCTTAAGTTACAAAATAATTTAAGTGTATCTTTTTCTGTTTTTCCTGTCATTGATCAGAATAACTTTTGTGTTGGAATGATCCGCATTATTGATATTCATAAGCACTTGGGAGTATTTCAATGA
- a CDS encoding ABC transporter ATP-binding protein produces the protein MLFYFFRPHKKLMAVYLISLMAFSALDVFRVALIYPIVNYGLDVNSNLSIFDTIFQLIFPLDVNPFIASGILLAVTTLFMTGFEIIIAYFASLTFASVRNTTDHLVFKILKSQPYEYFAGHKQGDLLYIGQIAVNQTGSAVNNFIIFIQNLLLCTFYLLFIFILSFEISIFILIFGVMFVFFIKKIIFTRIYNHGRILNDVSKVKSVIYNEFISGIKSIFITDSIKFWAKKYDVAVEKLLKSYTKVVFIRRIPGIINNFILFMIIALGAIGLYIFTDGNFLPYIGIFGTYLLALYRMIPALNGCQTQYGAIMQQLPAIESVYDLLKDYEDSELSSEKVADKKREKKRFIFNQAITFRDVNFRYKEGLNNTIQNLSFEIKKNSKVAIVGNSGAGKTTIANLLALLYKPTSGGVLVDGVNIYDFSKSDYLRTLGYLGQETFVYHDTIKENIRFGLECSDEDITEAAKLADAHEFIMATPDGYETIIGDQGMKLSGGQRQRVAIARIMLRKPEILLLDEATSALDNVSEQRVMESVDRLSKDMTVIIIAHRLSTVQNADVIHVLKKGKISESGTHKELLEAKGEYYNLYTKQKQHN, from the coding sequence ATGCTTTTCTATTTTTTCAGGCCGCATAAAAAACTGATGGCTGTCTATCTAATTAGTCTGATGGCCTTTAGTGCATTGGATGTATTCAGAGTAGCACTCATTTATCCAATCGTTAATTATGGACTTGATGTAAACAGTAACTTGTCAATATTCGATACAATATTCCAGTTAATATTCCCTTTGGATGTTAATCCTTTTATAGCATCAGGAATTCTGCTTGCAGTGACCACACTATTTATGACAGGATTTGAGATTATTATTGCATATTTTGCTAGCCTGACATTTGCATCAGTCAGGAATACAACAGATCACTTAGTATTCAAAATATTAAAGAGTCAGCCATATGAATATTTTGCCGGACATAAACAGGGAGATTTATTATACATTGGGCAGATAGCAGTAAATCAAACTGGAAGTGCAGTAAATAATTTTATAATTTTTATTCAGAATCTATTGCTTTGTACCTTCTATCTATTATTTATATTTATCCTGTCATTTGAAATAAGTATATTTATACTTATTTTTGGAGTTATGTTTGTATTTTTCATCAAAAAAATAATTTTTACAAGGATATACAACCATGGAAGAATACTAAATGATGTTTCAAAAGTCAAATCTGTGATATACAATGAATTTATATCCGGAATTAAATCTATATTCATTACAGATTCAATAAAATTCTGGGCAAAGAAATATGATGTTGCTGTAGAAAAGTTACTTAAAAGTTACACCAAAGTTGTGTTTATCCGGAGAATTCCCGGAATTATAAATAATTTCATTTTATTCATGATAATAGCTCTGGGGGCAATAGGGCTTTATATTTTTACAGACGGGAATTTTCTGCCGTACATTGGAATATTCGGAACTTATCTCCTTGCCCTTTACAGAATGATTCCGGCATTAAACGGATGTCAGACTCAATATGGTGCCATTATGCAGCAGTTGCCGGCAATAGAATCTGTATATGATCTTCTTAAAGATTATGAGGATTCAGAATTAAGTTCCGAGAAGGTTGCAGATAAAAAGCGGGAAAAGAAGAGATTCATATTTAATCAGGCAATTACATTCAGAGATGTAAATTTCAGGTATAAAGAAGGCCTGAACAATACAATCCAAAACTTATCCTTTGAAATAAAGAAAAACTCAAAAGTTGCAATTGTCGGAAACTCCGGAGCCGGGAAGACAACTATTGCAAATCTCCTTGCATTACTCTATAAGCCAACTTCAGGAGGTGTACTTGTTGACGGAGTAAATATCTATGATTTCAGCAAATCAGATTACTTAAGAACACTTGGTTATCTCGGACAGGAGACATTTGTTTATCATGATACCATTAAAGAAAATATCAGGTTTGGTCTTGAATGCTCAGATGAAGATATAACTGAAGCAGCAAAACTTGCTGATGCCCATGAATTCATTATGGCAACACCTGATGGTTATGAGACCATTATCGGCGATCAGGGTATGAAGCTTTCCGGCGGACAGAGACAGAGGGTTGCAATCGCAAGAATTATGTTAAGGAAACCCGAAATACTTCTGCTGGATGAGGCTACAAGTGCACTTGACAATGTATCCGAGCAGAGAGTAATGGAATCTGTTGACCGCCTTTCAAAAGATATGACAGTAATTATTATTGCACACCGCTTATCAACAGTGCAGAATGCTGATGTGATTCATGTCCTTAAGAAAGGAAAGATATCAGAAAGCGGAACACATAAAGAATTACTCGAGGCAAAGGGAGAATACTACAACCTCTACACAAAGCAAAAGCAACATAATTAA
- a CDS encoding sugar phosphate nucleotidyltransferase, translating into MSEVKKAVIPVAGLGTRFLPATKAMPKEMLPLIDRPIIHYVVEEAINSGIEDLILITGRSKRPIEDYFDDSPELKMHHQILVQPNITHLHKTFITTSKEQIWWKEKQLTDKTHLLNYLKEVNKNKR; encoded by the coding sequence TTGAGTGAAGTTAAAAAGGCAGTAATACCTGTTGCAGGTCTTGGAACAAGATTTCTGCCGGCAACAAAGGCTATGCCAAAAGAGATGCTCCCTCTTATTGACAGACCGATTATTCACTATGTTGTTGAAGAGGCAATTAACTCCGGAATTGAGGACTTAATCTTAATCACCGGCAGGAGCAAACGTCCGATTGAGGACTATTTTGATGATTCTCCCGAACTTAAGATGCACCATCAAATATTGGTACAACCAAACATTACGCATTTACACAAGACATTTATAACTACATCAAAAGAACAAATATGGTGGAAAGAGAAACAACTTACAGATAAAACCCATCTGCTCAATTATTTAAAAGAGGTTAATAAAAATAAAAGATGA
- a CDS encoding nucleotide sugar dehydrogenase produces MTVCVVGLGYVGLPLAEAFTGKIRTIGYEIVEAKAKEIADSTKTSLIVTSDSAMIKEADMIAICVPTPVLKSKEPDLSYVKSAATTVGQNLKHGAIVVLESTVYPGATEEIVIPTLEKESGMICGVDFKVGYSPERINPGDDEHTLDKITKIISGMDEETTETLADIYGLITTVYKAQNIKTAEAAKVIENIQRDLNIALMNELSLIFSRMDIDTKAVIDAASTKWNFHQYRPGLVGGHCIPVDPYYLVYKAKALGYHPQVILAGRAINDYMPKHVAEMAIKGMIEAGKVIKGAKVLIMGLTYKENVADTRESPVEYMIQELKEWGVDVYGYDPLLKNSEIEHFGAVPVDGSLFNTSNETDISTKKNDIINNFKADCIILTVIHEEFNNLKVEDYNELMNSESSFIDVRGLFKSNCQEMNNVRYNRV; encoded by the coding sequence ATGACAGTCTGCGTGGTAGGTCTTGGATATGTGGGCCTTCCACTTGCAGAAGCTTTTACCGGAAAGATCAGGACAATCGGCTATGAAATTGTTGAAGCAAAAGCAAAGGAGATAGCTGATTCAACCAAAACATCACTTATTGTTACATCAGATTCCGCAATGATAAAGGAAGCTGATATGATTGCAATATGTGTTCCAACTCCGGTTCTAAAATCCAAAGAGCCTGATCTATCATATGTTAAATCCGCAGCCACCACCGTTGGCCAGAACCTAAAACACGGTGCTATTGTTGTGCTTGAGTCTACAGTGTATCCGGGTGCAACAGAAGAAATAGTAATTCCAACTCTTGAAAAAGAATCCGGTATGATATGCGGAGTGGATTTCAAAGTAGGTTATTCTCCTGAAAGAATCAACCCCGGTGATGACGAACACACTCTGGATAAAATAACAAAAATTATCTCCGGAATGGATGAAGAGACAACAGAAACTCTTGCAGATATATATGGCTTAATTACAACGGTTTACAAAGCTCAAAACATCAAAACCGCCGAGGCTGCAAAGGTCATAGAAAATATCCAGCGTGATCTAAACATTGCCCTGATGAATGAACTTTCTTTAATTTTCAGCAGGATGGATATTGACACAAAAGCAGTCATTGATGCGGCATCAACCAAGTGGAACTTCCACCAGTACAGACCAGGTCTTGTTGGCGGACACTGCATCCCGGTTGATCCTTATTATCTTGTTTACAAAGCCAAGGCACTTGGATACCATCCTCAGGTAATACTGGCAGGTCGTGCAATCAACGACTACATGCCAAAGCACGTGGCAGAAATGGCCATAAAGGGTATGATTGAAGCCGGAAAAGTCATAAAAGGTGCCAAAGTTCTTATCATGGGCCTTACATACAAAGAAAATGTCGCTGACACCAGAGAGAGTCCTGTTGAATACATGATTCAGGAACTTAAGGAATGGGGTGTTGATGTTTATGGCTATGATCCCTTACTAAAAAATTCAGAGATTGAACATTTTGGTGCTGTTCCGGTTGATGGTTCCTTATTTAATACCTCAAACGAAACTGATATCAGCACAAAGAAGAATGATATAATTAACAATTTCAAAGCGGACTGCATAATTCTTACTGTTATTCATGAGGAGTTCAATAATCTTAAAGTAGAAGATTATAATGAGCTAATGAATTCAGAATCATCATTTATAGATGTACGTGGTCTTTTTAAGAGTAACTGTCAGGAAATGAATAACGTCAGATATAATAGAGTCTAA
- a CDS encoding SDR family oxidoreductase — protein sequence MKYIVTGGMGFIGSNLSEYLAKDHDVTIIDDGATGRYINIKDLVENKTGDSGTAEDLGNSVNFVKGSITDLDLLKKEFEDADGIFHQGAIPSVPRSVADPARTSNVNIEGTLNVLIAARDCGVRKVVFASSSSVYGNTPTLPKVETMCPSPLSPYALQKLAGETYCRIFTDLYGLDTVALRYFNVFGPKQDPNSQYAAVIPNFIKKVLNKEAPIIYGDGEQTRDFTYVKNVIQANVKAMESDATGFYNIACGERISLNNLAKNIMEILNFDTEPIYEEPRVGDVRDSLADISKANKAFNYKPEYSLNDGLRETIEWYQNQ from the coding sequence ATGAAATATATTGTCACCGGCGGAATGGGTTTTATCGGTTCAAATCTTTCGGAATACCTGGCGAAAGATCATGATGTCACAATAATTGATGACGGGGCAACGGGGAGATATATCAATATCAAAGACCTTGTTGAGAATAAAACCGGCGATTCAGGAACTGCTGAAGATCTGGGAAATTCAGTAAATTTTGTAAAAGGAAGCATAACAGATCTGGATCTCCTAAAAAAAGAGTTTGAAGATGCAGACGGAATCTTCCACCAGGGAGCCATACCTTCAGTTCCAAGATCAGTTGCAGATCCGGCAAGGACCAGCAATGTCAATATTGAAGGTACATTAAATGTTCTTATTGCTGCCCGTGACTGCGGTGTCAGAAAAGTAGTATTTGCATCTTCATCCTCGGTTTACGGAAATACGCCAACACTGCCAAAGGTAGAGACTATGTGCCCTTCCCCCCTCTCACCATATGCTCTTCAGAAACTTGCAGGTGAGACTTACTGCAGAATCTTTACAGACCTCTACGGTCTTGACACTGTTGCACTCCGTTACTTCAATGTCTTCGGCCCAAAGCAGGACCCTAATTCACAGTATGCAGCAGTAATTCCAAACTTTATTAAGAAAGTTCTGAATAAGGAAGCGCCCATCATCTACGGAGACGGTGAACAGACCCGTGACTTTACGTATGTCAAAAATGTAATCCAGGCAAATGTCAAGGCAATGGAGTCTGATGCAACCGGATTTTACAATATTGCATGTGGTGAAAGAATATCACTCAATAACCTTGCCAAAAACATAATGGAAATATTAAATTTCGATACAGAGCCAATATATGAAGAGCCAAGAGTCGGGGATGTAAGGGATTCACTTGCAGACATTTCCAAAGCAAATAAAGCATTCAACTACAAACCAGAATACAGTCTTAATGATGGGCTTAGGGAGACAATAGAATGGTACCAGAACCAGTAA
- a CDS encoding GDP-L-fucose synthase family protein, protein MTYFTGKKILLTGGNGFLGKNVVKELVSKGANPDDIIIPRSSECDLKVWENCVKAVEGIDIVIHLAANVGGIGYNQNNPGVLFYDNAIMGIQLMEAARQAGVEKFVAVGTICAYPKFTPVPFREDDIWNGYPEETNAPYGLAKKMMLVQAQAYRQQYDFNAIYLLPVNLYGPGDNFNPESSHVIPALIKKFTDAIRNDSDSVEVWGTGSASREFLYVDDAARGIVLAAEKYNKPDPVNLGSGMEITIRDLVTKTSDISEFNGEIVWDTTKPDGQPKRCLDVSRAKDEFGFVAQTTFDAGLKKTIEWYQSNY, encoded by the coding sequence ATGACATATTTTACTGGCAAAAAAATTCTTTTAACCGGGGGAAACGGCTTTCTTGGAAAGAATGTTGTAAAGGAACTGGTATCCAAAGGAGCAAATCCGGACGACATTATTATTCCGCGAAGCAGTGAATGCGACCTCAAAGTCTGGGAGAACTGCGTAAAGGCTGTTGAAGGTATTGACATTGTAATTCACCTTGCAGCAAATGTTGGCGGTATTGGCTACAACCAGAACAATCCCGGTGTTTTATTCTATGACAACGCAATAATGGGCATTCAGCTCATGGAAGCTGCCCGGCAGGCCGGAGTTGAGAAGTTTGTTGCAGTCGGTACAATATGTGCTTACCCCAAGTTCACCCCGGTCCCGTTCAGGGAGGACGACATCTGGAATGGTTATCCGGAAGAGACAAATGCACCCTATGGCCTTGCAAAGAAGATGATGCTTGTCCAGGCACAGGCATACAGGCAGCAGTATGATTTCAATGCAATATACCTTCTCCCGGTAAACCTCTACGGCCCCGGTGACAACTTCAATCCCGAAAGCTCACACGTCATTCCGGCCCTCATCAAGAAGTTCACTGACGCAATAAGGAACGATTCTGATTCAGTTGAAGTCTGGGGCACAGGAAGTGCATCCCGTGAGTTCTTATATGTTGATGATGCTGCACGTGGAATTGTCCTTGCAGCAGAAAAATACAACAAACCTGACCCGGTTAACTTAGGTTCCGGCATGGAAATTACCATCCGCGACCTCGTAACAAAAACTTCTGACATTTCAGAATTCAACGGTGAAATCGTCTGGGACACCACAAAGCCTGACGGCCAGCCAAAGAGATGCCTTGATGTCAGCCGTGCAAAGGACGAATTTGGCTTTGTTGCTCAGACAACTTTTGATGCCGGCCTGAAGAAAACCATTGAGTGGTATCAATCCAATTACTGA